The Clostridia bacterium genome includes a window with the following:
- a CDS encoding endonuclease/exonuclease/phosphatase family protein: protein MKKLLLLIVAAIMLMIYVEFKYTSISASVEKKLIYKENDSSVAEVMPTIKVMTYNIHRGVNRDNELNLDGIVEAVKNSGAEIIALQEVERYSVRTKFQDQIRYIADKLSMQYVFGKSVNILNGQFGNAILSKYPIEEYEVRELPSEGENRTLLRAQLDVYGYKISFYNTHLGLKQSERDKQIEAILKIAGDGNNLILAGDFNEKVDKLGAITQKYGDCASFENNDSKATFENEGISERIDYIFTSKGFEVKSYNVPISDASDHYPVVSIIELKN, encoded by the coding sequence ATGAAGAAGCTGTTGCTTTTAATTGTTGCTGCAATAATGCTTATGATATATGTGGAGTTCAAGTACACCAGCATATCTGCTTCTGTGGAAAAAAAGCTTATTTATAAAGAGAATGATAGCAGCGTAGCTGAGGTTATGCCCACTATAAAGGTAATGACTTACAATATTCATCGGGGAGTAAACCGGGACAACGAGTTGAACCTGGATGGGATAGTAGAGGCTGTAAAGAATTCTGGAGCTGAGATAATCGCGCTTCAAGAGGTGGAAAGGTACTCGGTAAGAACCAAATTTCAAGACCAGATCAGATATATTGCAGATAAACTATCAATGCAGTATGTTTTTGGGAAAAGTGTAAACATCCTAAATGGACAATTTGGAAATGCCATATTGAGCAAATATCCTATAGAAGAATACGAAGTAAGGGAATTGCCTTCGGAGGGTGAAAATAGAACACTTTTAAGAGCTCAACTGGATGTGTACGGATATAAGATATCCTTTTATAATACTCATCTGGGACTCAAGCAGAGTGAAAGAGACAAGCAGATTGAAGCAATTTTAAAAATAGCAGGTGATGGCAATAACCTCATATTGGCCGGAGATTTTAACGAGAAAGTGGACAAGCTTGGTGCCATTACCCAAAAGTATGGAGATTGCGCCAGCTTTGAAAATAATGACAGTAAAGCTACTTTTGAAAATGAAGGCATAAGTGAACGCATAGATTATATATTTACTTCAAAGGGTTTTGAGGTAAAATCATATAATGTGCCTATATCAGATGCATCGGACCATTACCCAGTAGTAAGTATAATAGAGTTGAAAAATTGA
- a CDS encoding Cof-type HAD-IIB family hydrolase translates to MNISNLKYKMLVSDMDYTLLNKEKTVSEKNREAIRKAIEKGVHIVVATGRIYTSARVYAKLLGVCTPIIASNGAIIREAVFNNPMDTEKTIYRNILPMEAVNEMIRLSHKYGIFSHFFTDDTIYAEKLVNVSMRYTEWNKFLGVEDQVKIKIVEDVEKAVAEDKVQILKAVAVDRDSEKIQRLRDSIVETGIVSVTQSMKDNLEVMNQGVTKGNAVKMLAEMYGIKREEIIAIGDNENDISMIEYAGMGIAMGNAEESLKSVANHITGDYQEDGVAEAIKRFIL, encoded by the coding sequence TTGAATATAAGCAATCTAAAGTACAAAATGCTGGTTTCAGACATGGACTATACACTTCTCAACAAGGAGAAGACGGTTTCTGAAAAGAACAGAGAAGCAATAAGGAAGGCAATTGAAAAAGGTGTGCATATAGTAGTTGCAACCGGCAGGATTTATACCTCTGCAAGAGTGTATGCCAAGCTGCTGGGAGTATGTACGCCGATAATAGCAAGCAATGGAGCGATTATAAGAGAAGCTGTCTTTAATAATCCGATGGACACCGAAAAAACCATATATAGAAACATTTTGCCTATGGAAGCGGTAAACGAAATGATAAGATTGTCCCACAAATACGGGATTTTCAGTCACTTTTTCACAGATGACACAATTTATGCTGAGAAACTCGTAAATGTGTCGATGAGGTATACCGAGTGGAACAAGTTCCTTGGGGTGGAAGACCAAGTGAAAATCAAGATAGTTGAGGATGTGGAAAAGGCTGTTGCAGAAGACAAGGTACAAATCTTGAAGGCTGTGGCAGTGGACAGGGATAGTGAAAAAATTCAGAGGTTAAGGGATAGTATAGTAGAGACTGGAATTGTATCGGTAACCCAGTCCATGAAGGATAATCTGGAAGTAATGAACCAGGGGGTTACAAAGGGTAATGCCGTTAAGATGCTTGCAGAGATGTATGGGATAAAAAGAGAAGAAATAATTGCAATAGGAGATAACGAAAACGATATAAGTATGATTGAATATGCAGGCATGGGAATCGCAATGGGAAATGCTGAAGAGTCCCTGAAAAGCGTAGCGAATCACATTACCGGTGACTACCAGGAGGATGGGGTGGCTGAGGCCATAAAAAGGTTTATATTGTAA
- a CDS encoding transglutaminaseTgpA domain-containing protein, whose protein sequence is MKNKNIKEILFYFSLIFIMVMSLNLAIMDSTGMNLPLVRMAFFTLITTAAVSVILIFPISLLVFLIPGICRILYLYYTDAALINLYVQKILGFFYWLYGYTVGYNNFEPGYSLVFAIMYTAFITLIVSIIVYSGRAGFMLITLGTAVLSFFWFIYVGKARLYLVLYLSASILLYSYQIYKRKLKEWRKAGSSVEYDVGRNWMLCSAIVVSISLILSLALPLNISAVRWPWFNDKVVSLFPFIADWRNDTLESFSYGFNSRYSLSSAGYRSKKLGGEVLLDESVMMTVKTLGEETLYLRGAVKDKYSDNSWSKSSKSYKEYSPGYAMPLPYGSSVTTREAALEITYKKLLTSTIFAPYSVYQVQHSFKRIFADEDSEVYTPKMIMRDEPYTVKSIMPYIDVEKLRQAKTESLGGNEFKVYTALPSDISGRAKTLAWEITKVQNNDYDKVKAIESYLRQNYKYTLKPQKVPSKVEFTDHFLFEGKEGYCTYFATSMAVLLRASGIPCRYVEGFVSRYGGAEVREVRGTDAHAWVEVYFDDYGWVTFEPTPQYPAIELKAAREALQETNIDTQEGTAADSIDRSDMSRRRRDMEIEEGSAAGTANGSEEKRSSHIGNTALFVLLSLLIIRFGFMYLVWAVKEVSLGHSKGRRYAMDYIKDVIWYLRHAGFTIGKEETIREFLKRVKYNYEERFSDISNVTQILEKIRYSDSDVSAEERRLLEVFRKKVKKLALKKAGVLQFFISLYLTGK, encoded by the coding sequence ATGAAAAATAAGAATATTAAAGAAATACTCTTTTATTTCAGCCTGATATTCATAATGGTTATGAGCTTGAATCTTGCGATTATGGACTCTACGGGGATGAATCTGCCTCTTGTCAGGATGGCGTTTTTTACACTGATAACAACAGCTGCAGTATCCGTAATATTAATATTCCCCATAAGTCTTCTTGTTTTCTTGATTCCGGGAATATGCCGGATCCTTTATCTGTACTATACGGATGCAGCATTGATAAATCTCTATGTACAGAAAATACTTGGCTTTTTCTATTGGCTATATGGATATACAGTGGGATATAACAATTTTGAGCCCGGTTATTCCTTAGTATTTGCAATAATGTACACTGCTTTCATAACACTTATTGTTTCAATTATTGTATATAGCGGAAGGGCAGGCTTTATGCTTATTACACTCGGCACTGCAGTGCTTTCCTTCTTCTGGTTCATTTATGTGGGAAAGGCAAGGCTGTACCTGGTGCTTTACCTATCCGCGTCAATATTGCTTTATTCCTATCAAATATACAAAAGAAAGCTCAAGGAGTGGAGGAAAGCAGGCAGCAGCGTTGAGTATGATGTTGGACGTAACTGGATGCTTTGTTCCGCTATTGTCGTTTCAATTTCCTTGATTCTTTCCCTTGCACTTCCTTTGAATATCAGCGCTGTAAGATGGCCATGGTTCAACGACAAAGTAGTAAGCCTGTTTCCTTTTATCGCAGATTGGCGAAATGATACGCTGGAATCTTTCAGTTATGGGTTTAACTCCAGGTACAGCCTGAGCTCTGCCGGTTACAGGAGCAAGAAGCTTGGCGGGGAAGTGCTGCTGGATGAATCGGTTATGATGACTGTAAAAACGCTGGGCGAGGAGACGTTATATCTCAGGGGAGCAGTAAAGGACAAATATTCAGACAACAGCTGGAGCAAGTCAAGCAAGAGCTATAAGGAGTACAGCCCGGGATATGCAATGCCTCTGCCTTACGGAAGCAGCGTGACGACCCGGGAAGCCGCCTTGGAGATTACCTACAAAAAGCTTTTGACCTCCACAATATTTGCACCGTACTCAGTTTATCAGGTGCAGCATAGCTTCAAAAGAATATTTGCAGATGAGGATTCAGAGGTATACACTCCTAAAATGATAATGAGAGATGAACCATATACAGTAAAAAGTATAATGCCATATATAGATGTTGAAAAATTGAGGCAAGCAAAGACTGAAAGTTTAGGAGGCAATGAGTTTAAAGTATATACGGCCCTGCCTTCAGACATTTCAGGAAGGGCCAAGACCCTTGCGTGGGAAATAACAAAAGTACAAAACAATGATTATGATAAAGTGAAGGCTATAGAAAGCTATCTGCGCCAGAACTATAAATACACGCTAAAACCCCAAAAGGTGCCTTCAAAAGTTGAATTTACTGACCATTTTCTCTTCGAGGGCAAAGAGGGCTACTGCACTTACTTTGCCACTTCCATGGCAGTATTGCTCAGAGCTTCCGGCATTCCTTGCAGGTATGTTGAAGGCTTTGTATCAAGATATGGAGGGGCTGAAGTAAGGGAGGTCAGGGGTACAGATGCCCATGCATGGGTGGAGGTGTATTTTGATGACTATGGCTGGGTGACTTTTGAGCCTACTCCTCAATATCCCGCAATTGAGCTTAAGGCAGCACGGGAAGCGCTGCAGGAAACGAATATAGACACTCAGGAGGGTACTGCAGCAGATAGTATTGACAGGTCCGATATGTCAAGACGCCGTAGAGACATGGAGATTGAAGAGGGAAGCGCTGCAGGGACAGCAAATGGAAGCGAAGAGAAAAGAAGCTCTCATATCGGGAATACTGCATTGTTTGTGCTTTTATCACTGCTAATAATAAGATTTGGCTTTATGTACCTGGTATGGGCTGTAAAGGAAGTAAGTCTCGGGCACAGTAAAGGGCGAAGATATGCTATGGATTATATCAAGGACGTAATTTGGTACTTGCGCCATGCAGGCTTCACAATAGGCAAGGAAGAGACTATAAGGGAATTCCTGAAAAGAGTCAAATATAATTATGAGGAAAGATTTTCCGATATCTCCAATGTTACACAGATACTAGAGAAGATAAGATACAGTGATAGCGATGTTAGCGCTGAAGAGAGAAGGCTTTTGGAGGTATTTAGAAAAAAAGTGAAGAAGCTTGCGCTTAAAAAGGCAGGAGTATTGCAGTTCTTCATAAGTTTGTATTTGACAGGCAAATAA
- a CDS encoding DUF58 domain-containing protein, translated as MAKINYKALALIMVLFTVALFVGGVFIYGLFFIGLFLMLTSYATGRSTYKNLVNLVWKNSDKAVTGDRVSLNMDLYNSGYMPIPYLKVTASLPQKLVGEEQKQKIYSLMPGVKATVSRDFICRHKGVYKIGYVETEFGDILGIFKWKKIFDEEIYIFVYPKVHLLKHLDIPMRQQFGTVAVKHNAYEDYASTRDIRKYNIGDSFKKIHWKVTAHRGDFFVRNVELNASADLNIFLDLYDYGFDDETAFDLEEKGAECAASIIRYALSHSMSVNFIAKGDKSVTLAAKKVDRFSQFLDAISKLTAKGDMPIADLVRREARKLDWDATVMVITPCIDKASAETYLSLKTSGIEFVVVYLCKDKEERSESIELLRNNEFKVFVVDLEDDLKQVLGGHYEK; from the coding sequence ATGGCTAAGATAAATTATAAAGCACTAGCCTTGATTATGGTGCTTTTTACCGTGGCGCTGTTCGTAGGGGGCGTATTTATTTACGGGCTTTTCTTTATAGGCCTTTTCTTGATGCTAACCTCTTATGCGACTGGCAGAAGCACCTATAAGAATCTGGTGAATCTGGTTTGGAAAAACAGTGATAAAGCAGTTACAGGGGACAGGGTAAGCTTGAACATGGACCTCTATAATTCGGGCTATATGCCGATTCCGTATTTGAAGGTCACCGCCAGCCTTCCCCAAAAGCTTGTCGGTGAAGAGCAAAAACAGAAGATATATTCTTTGATGCCCGGTGTTAAAGCGACCGTGTCCAGAGATTTTATCTGCAGGCATAAAGGGGTCTATAAAATCGGTTATGTCGAAACGGAGTTTGGCGATATATTAGGTATTTTCAAATGGAAGAAGATTTTTGACGAAGAAATATATATTTTTGTATACCCAAAGGTGCATTTGCTAAAGCATCTTGATATTCCTATGAGGCAGCAGTTCGGTACTGTTGCTGTCAAACATAACGCATACGAGGATTACGCCAGTACCAGGGATATCAGGAAATACAACATCGGGGACAGCTTCAAGAAGATACATTGGAAAGTGACTGCCCATAGAGGGGATTTTTTCGTAAGGAATGTTGAACTCAATGCCTCTGCGGATTTGAATATTTTTCTTGATTTATATGATTACGGCTTTGATGACGAGACGGCCTTCGACTTGGAAGAGAAAGGGGCTGAATGTGCAGCGTCCATCATCAGATATGCGCTTTCCCATTCGATGTCAGTGAATTTCATAGCTAAGGGCGATAAGTCTGTAACTCTTGCTGCAAAAAAGGTGGATCGGTTCAGCCAGTTCCTTGATGCAATAAGCAAGCTGACTGCAAAAGGAGATATGCCTATTGCTGATTTGGTCAGAAGAGAAGCGCGGAAGCTGGACTGGGATGCTACTGTGATGGTGATAACTCCTTGTATCGACAAGGCATCCGCAGAAACCTACCTCTCCTTGAAAACCTCAGGAATAGAGTTTGTGGTTGTATACTTATGCAAAGACAAGGAAGAGCGCAGTGAAAGCATTGAATTGCTCAGGAACAACGAATTCAAAGTATTCGTGGTTGATCTGGAGGACGATTTGAAGCAGGTGCTGGGAGGTCACTATGAAAAATAA
- a CDS encoding MoxR family ATPase has translation MGYNNEAIRKIEESVSKAIVGKRDTVEKLLVALLAGGHVLIEDVPGVGKTTLVHAVAKSISCSFKRIQFTPDLLPSDITGVTVYNVKQGEFEFKQGPITSNIILADEINRSSPKTQSSLLEAMQERQVTVDGNTYKLPEPFMVLATQNPIEYEGTFPLPEAQIDRFTMRISMGYPTYTEEKSILNKYKADNPLVKMEPVISVENVLEIQKSVEQVHVDDSIQDYIVQIVQATRGHKDVYLGCSPRGTLSLFNNCRALAFIRGREYVIPDDVKELALCTLAHRIILKSEARIQGKDQDSVLAEILKNIRVPVVNTNG, from the coding sequence ATGGGATATAATAACGAGGCTATCAGAAAGATTGAAGAAAGTGTATCAAAGGCTATAGTAGGCAAGCGGGATACTGTGGAGAAGCTCCTGGTAGCTCTGCTTGCGGGCGGACATGTACTTATTGAGGATGTTCCGGGAGTTGGCAAGACTACGTTAGTGCATGCAGTTGCCAAGTCGATAAGCTGCAGCTTCAAGAGGATACAATTTACTCCTGATCTGCTTCCATCGGATATTACCGGGGTCACTGTCTATAATGTGAAGCAGGGGGAGTTCGAGTTCAAGCAAGGCCCGATAACTTCAAACATAATACTGGCTGATGAGATAAATAGAAGCTCTCCCAAAACGCAGTCGAGTCTTCTTGAAGCTATGCAGGAGCGGCAGGTAACTGTGGACGGCAACACCTACAAGCTGCCGGAGCCCTTTATGGTGCTTGCAACTCAGAACCCTATAGAATATGAGGGTACATTTCCTCTGCCTGAAGCGCAGATAGACAGGTTCACAATGAGGATATCCATGGGTTATCCAACCTACACTGAAGAAAAAAGCATTCTGAATAAATACAAGGCTGATAACCCGTTAGTGAAGATGGAACCGGTTATAAGCGTGGAGAATGTGCTGGAAATACAGAAAAGCGTGGAGCAGGTGCATGTGGACGATTCTATTCAGGATTATATTGTGCAGATTGTTCAGGCGACAAGAGGACATAAGGATGTTTATCTGGGCTGCAGTCCAAGGGGGACCCTGTCACTTTTCAATAACTGCCGCGCACTGGCTTTTATACGAGGAAGGGAGTATGTAATTCCCGATGATGTAAAAGAGCTTGCACTGTGTACGCTGGCTCACAGAATCATACTGAAGTCTGAAGCAAGAATACAGGGAAAGGACCAGGATTCGGTGCTTGCAGAAATTTTAAAAAATATAAGAGTGCCAGTGGTGAATACCAATGGCTAA
- a CDS encoding DUF2225 domain-containing protein, with amino-acid sequence MNDSLYSKKVTCPICGKQFSSMKAKVNSCKVEKKDEDFCTHYVDLNPIYYDIFVCPFCAYSASENSFEVINEREVNLLKEAFSGRTVGRSFCTERDWNAAIATFKLAIHTAELRNAKSSILAGLCLKLAWLYRFADDKQEEIFLNYALQNYSEAFDKEELPIGNLNEISMMYLLGELSRRLGKFNDAVVWFGKAVASPEKNANPKIERLARDQWILAKEQYKKNEKAV; translated from the coding sequence ATGAACGATTCGCTTTATTCCAAGAAGGTTACATGTCCAATCTGCGGTAAGCAGTTTTCTTCCATGAAAGCTAAGGTGAATTCCTGCAAGGTAGAAAAGAAGGATGAGGATTTCTGCACTCACTATGTGGATTTAAATCCAATATACTATGATATATTTGTATGTCCCTTTTGCGCATATTCAGCATCTGAGAACTCATTTGAAGTGATTAACGAAAGGGAAGTCAATCTTCTTAAGGAGGCCTTTTCAGGAAGGACAGTAGGCAGGAGTTTCTGCACAGAGAGAGACTGGAATGCTGCAATAGCCACATTCAAATTAGCTATTCATACAGCAGAGCTCAGAAATGCAAAGTCCAGTATACTAGCCGGCTTGTGCCTCAAGCTTGCATGGCTTTACAGGTTTGCAGACGACAAGCAGGAAGAAATATTCCTAAATTATGCGCTGCAGAATTATTCGGAGGCTTTCGACAAGGAAGAGCTTCCAATAGGCAACTTGAATGAGATATCGATGATGTATCTTCTGGGTGAGCTGTCTAGAAGACTTGGGAAGTTCAACGATGCAGTAGTATGGTTCGGTAAAGCTGTTGCGAGCCCTGAGAAGAATGCAAACCCCAAGATAGAGAGGCTGGCCAGGGATCAGTGGATATTAGCCAAAGAGCAGTATAAGAAAAATGAAAAAGCAGTATAG
- a CDS encoding VanW family protein, translating into MSKGMKIGIGIIIILLLAIVALSIAMVNGEKIHSNITISGINVGGLTPSQADSMLKAKMQPTIDSAAIALKFREKAWKLKYSDINFKYEYEDAVTKAYDIGHKGNLFKRVADVVTAQLGREDIKLNFSYDSEYIRNKLVDIFEEIGQEAKDATVVLKDQVFVITDEVEGRKLDVNQSYDLIKAQIEKVAFEDVELVVGTTQPEIKRADLENIKDKLGEYSTKFNAADVDRTHNIKIATISASNILIKPGQTFSVNEMVGPRLAKFGYKEAKVIINNELVPGIGGGVCQVSSTLYNVALLSNMKIVERRNHSLPSAYVPLGRDATISEDYIDFKFQNTTQYPIYLYGEVKGSWVKFSLYGRNENSGRSVKIKTEMIKKTEPQIKIIEDPALPEGTEVEEKKAYTGYVVKSWRVIMENGKEVSVEELPLSTYRVANGVKRVGTKKVDPPPTDNEGLLEITQ; encoded by the coding sequence TTGAGCAAGGGTATGAAAATAGGTATCGGCATTATTATAATACTGTTATTGGCAATTGTAGCTCTTAGCATTGCAATGGTAAACGGAGAAAAAATACACTCGAATATTACAATCAGCGGAATTAATGTTGGGGGCCTTACACCCTCACAAGCAGATAGTATGCTGAAGGCAAAAATGCAGCCGACTATTGATAGTGCCGCTATTGCACTTAAATTCAGGGAAAAAGCATGGAAACTCAAGTATAGCGACATAAATTTCAAATATGAGTATGAAGATGCTGTGACTAAGGCTTACGACATCGGGCATAAGGGTAATTTATTCAAGAGAGTGGCAGATGTAGTGACCGCACAGCTTGGAAGAGAAGATATAAAGCTCAATTTCTCTTATGATTCAGAGTATATCAGAAACAAGCTTGTGGATATATTTGAGGAGATAGGCCAGGAAGCCAAAGATGCTACTGTTGTGTTGAAGGATCAAGTCTTTGTCATTACTGATGAAGTTGAAGGCAGAAAGCTGGACGTCAATCAATCCTACGACCTTATAAAAGCCCAGATTGAGAAGGTTGCATTTGAGGATGTGGAGTTGGTCGTTGGTACTACACAGCCCGAAATAAAGAGGGCAGATCTTGAGAATATAAAGGATAAACTGGGAGAATACTCTACAAAGTTTAATGCTGCAGATGTTGACAGGACTCATAATATTAAAATAGCCACCATCAGTGCGTCAAATATACTTATAAAGCCCGGACAGACCTTCTCGGTCAATGAGATGGTAGGACCGAGACTTGCAAAGTTCGGGTATAAGGAAGCCAAGGTTATAATAAATAATGAGTTGGTGCCTGGAATCGGCGGCGGAGTATGTCAGGTATCCTCCACCTTATATAACGTAGCATTGCTTTCAAACATGAAAATAGTGGAGCGCAGAAACCACTCTCTTCCGTCCGCTTATGTACCCCTTGGAAGAGACGCGACTATATCTGAGGACTATATTGATTTTAAATTTCAAAATACTACTCAATATCCAATATATCTCTATGGAGAAGTTAAGGGCAGCTGGGTCAAGTTCAGCTTATATGGACGAAATGAAAATTCGGGAAGATCAGTAAAAATTAAAACTGAAATGATAAAGAAGACCGAGCCTCAGATAAAAATAATTGAAGACCCTGCCTTGCCGGAAGGTACAGAGGTCGAAGAAAAGAAGGCATATACAGGGTATGTGGTAAAAAGCTGGAGAGTAATAATGGAAAATGGCAAGGAAGTATCGGTTGAGGAGCTTCCATTGAGTACCTACAGGGTTGCAAACGGAGTAAAGAGGGTCGGAACTAAGAAGGTTGATCCCCCTCCTACAGATAATGAAGGTTTGCTAGAAATAACACAATAA
- a CDS encoding cell division protein FtsA: protein MTEQDLLFSLDIGTRTVVGIVGYHDGQRFKIQAFHVEEHKERAMYDGQVHDIDLVAKAVLKVKEKLEKMAGLELKRVSIAAAGRSLKTCKVFVERDADPSLEVDSELVSSLEIEAIQQAQKEIEELNNEDDQSYFCVGYAVVNQYLNGSIIGNLEGHKAKRAGVEVLATFLPRVVVESLYAVVSRAGLEVASLTLEPIAAMNVSIYSSLRLLNLALVDIGAGTSDIALTKGGTVFAFAMAPIAGDEITEKVAEVLLLDFEQAERVKVCLNNKETVKYKDIMGMTYEKSTAEIVKDIDSAIRNLAKEISNKIMEYNGKAPSAVFLVGGGSQIPKLTEYIAEFLQLPVERVGVRSTDIIKDVDIKSKKLSGPEFITPIGIAVTAHLNRQKDFLHVTVNGVNVKLFNSKTLTIADSLILVGYNPRNLIGRRGSTVNFKLNGKAEIVRGESGEPAVIYLNDRVSGLDKPIASGDRIVVEPAVEGKPAELFVRDYMDNYAEKTIYINDDPYAIKPEVFINGTESDMDSPIKDGDEVSIKCIERVLELLEHLDLSYYDTEISINGRKAALDETIGNGDYITYKALEKAKSGSQPSSPVEGNSVNVILNGKSVVLQTNKSQFLFVDVFNYIDIDVRSVKGTIDMFLNGNKANYTDVIQDGDRIELHWDEK from the coding sequence ATGACTGAACAGGATTTGTTATTCTCGTTGGATATCGGTACAAGAACTGTAGTTGGTATTGTTGGCTATCATGACGGACAGAGATTCAAGATTCAGGCCTTTCATGTGGAAGAACACAAGGAAAGGGCTATGTATGACGGACAGGTTCATGATATTGATCTGGTTGCCAAGGCTGTTTTGAAGGTCAAGGAAAAGCTTGAGAAAATGGCAGGCTTGGAGCTTAAGAGAGTATCCATTGCAGCTGCAGGAAGATCGCTAAAGACCTGCAAGGTTTTTGTGGAGAGGGATGCGGATCCTTCCTTGGAGGTTGACAGCGAGCTTGTAAGCAGTCTTGAAATTGAAGCCATCCAACAGGCTCAGAAGGAAATAGAAGAGCTGAACAATGAGGATGACCAGTCATACTTCTGCGTAGGTTATGCTGTTGTGAACCAGTATCTTAATGGAAGCATAATAGGCAATCTTGAAGGGCACAAGGCAAAGAGGGCCGGGGTGGAAGTGCTTGCTACCTTCCTTCCGAGAGTTGTTGTGGAAAGCCTTTATGCGGTAGTTTCAAGAGCCGGATTAGAGGTTGCAAGCCTCACTCTGGAGCCAATCGCAGCTATGAACGTATCTATTTACAGCAGCTTGAGGTTATTAAATCTTGCGCTTGTAGATATTGGGGCGGGGACATCGGATATCGCTCTGACAAAGGGCGGCACAGTTTTTGCCTTCGCAATGGCTCCTATAGCAGGAGATGAGATTACTGAGAAGGTAGCAGAGGTTCTACTGCTTGATTTTGAGCAAGCGGAAAGAGTTAAAGTATGCCTTAACAATAAAGAAACGGTTAAGTACAAGGATATTATGGGGATGACCTATGAGAAAAGCACAGCGGAAATTGTAAAGGATATTGATTCCGCTATAAGGAACCTGGCTAAAGAGATCAGCAATAAAATAATGGAATACAACGGGAAGGCACCCAGCGCAGTATTCCTGGTAGGCGGAGGAAGCCAGATACCTAAGCTCACAGAATATATTGCCGAGTTTCTTCAGCTGCCCGTAGAAAGGGTAGGGGTACGAAGTACAGATATCATCAAGGATGTAGATATAAAGAGCAAAAAGCTTTCGGGACCGGAATTTATAACACCTATTGGAATTGCGGTAACCGCACATTTGAACAGACAAAAAGATTTTCTTCATGTTACTGTCAACGGGGTAAATGTAAAGCTGTTTAATTCAAAGACTCTTACAATAGCAGACAGCCTTATACTGGTTGGATATAATCCCCGAAACCTTATAGGCAGGAGAGGAAGCACAGTAAACTTTAAGCTTAATGGTAAAGCAGAAATTGTAAGAGGAGAATCGGGAGAACCTGCAGTCATATATCTTAACGACCGCGTATCCGGGCTCGACAAGCCAATAGCAAGTGGAGACAGGATAGTAGTGGAGCCGGCAGTCGAGGGAAAGCCTGCAGAACTATTTGTGAGAGACTACATGGATAACTATGCAGAAAAGACTATTTATATAAACGATGATCCATATGCCATAAAGCCTGAAGTGTTCATAAATGGTACTGAAAGCGATATGGACTCGCCAATAAAAGATGGGGATGAAGTAAGCATCAAGTGTATAGAAAGGGTTCTTGAGCTTTTAGAACATTTGGATTTAAGCTATTATGACACAGAGATAAGTATAAACGGCAGGAAAGCTGCACTGGATGAAACTATTGGCAATGGTGATTACATTACTTACAAAGCTTTGGAGAAAGCAAAATCCGGCAGTCAGCCGAGCAGCCCTGTAGAAGGCAACAGCGTAAATGTGATTTTGAATGGTAAGTCGGTCGTACTTCAAACTAATAAATCACAGTTTTTGTTTGTGGATGTTTTCAATTACATAGATATTGATGTAAGGAGTGTCAAGGGAACAATTGACATGTTTTTAAACGGGAACAAAGCCAACTATACAGACGTCATACAAGATGGAGACAGAATAGAACTTCATTGGGATGAAAAATAG